The following are encoded in a window of Lactobacillus panisapium genomic DNA:
- a CDS encoding DUF6612 family protein yields the protein MKTKKMISSILLTFTLFAGGLSQAQPVAAAMTKKQAVAIIKDNNNKQDSGKLHSTTTTLLKKDKATVTIDAYFNNTSQLVNETGTIKDGRHKDKVSIWVDGKNNRLYNFNKNKWEYETVPDDYQTLLNDLTGQKPLVKLTKSIFKNLEKNGKLTHKKGVYQLTGSINGQKYVKPVMQVILKNEIKNTDIKSFAKNVKIGKIKLNFTLTDQKVVSAQSKTTAKLKKGPTIKISETFSHFNEYGNLALPDDVKNAVPVKTDK from the coding sequence CCGGTCGCCGCCGCTATGACCAAAAAGCAGGCAGTCGCAATCATAAAAGACAATAATAATAAGCAAGACAGCGGTAAATTGCATTCAACCACGACCACTTTACTTAAAAAGGACAAAGCAACAGTAACAATTGACGCCTATTTTAACAATACCAGCCAGTTAGTAAACGAAACTGGAACGATTAAAGATGGTAGGCATAAAGACAAGGTAAGTATCTGGGTCGACGGTAAGAATAACCGCCTTTACAACTTTAATAAGAATAAATGGGAATATGAAACAGTGCCAGATGATTATCAAACGCTGCTTAATGACCTTACGGGGCAAAAGCCACTTGTCAAACTAACAAAGTCAATTTTTAAAAATTTAGAGAAGAACGGTAAATTAACACATAAAAAGGGCGTCTACCAATTAACCGGCTCGATTAATGGCCAAAAATATGTCAAGCCAGTTATGCAAGTCATCTTGAAAAACGAAATTAAAAACACAGATATCAAATCTTTCGCTAAGAACGTGAAGATTGGCAAGATCAAGCTAAACTTTACTTTAACCGATCAAAAAGTAGTAAGTGCACAAAGCAAGACCACCGCTAAGCTTAAGAAAGGCCCGACAATCAAGATCAGCGAAACTTTTAGTCACTTTAACGAATACGGTAATTTAGCTTTGCCAGATGATGTTAAAAATGCTGTCCCGGTTAAAACTGACAAGTAG
- a CDS encoding Gfo/Idh/MocA family protein, with amino-acid sequence MKLGIIGSGNIVHDFLTTADKIENLELAAISTTKRSQAIARDLAKQYGIKEVFADNNLLFRDPNVDTVYVAVPNSLHYEVVKQAIENGKNVICEKPYVSTVAEAKELKKIADEHNVIIVEAITNIHLGNFQAIKKALKKIAPIHIIALNYTQYSSRYDDFLKGKIAPVFDPAKDGGTLMDLNIYNIHLAVGLFGKPQAVQYYPVMQKGIDTSGILVMTYSDKQATLIASKDCYTNPRSFIEGENGTIYFDGSTGVLANFTVDNRGGDTDKFNFNQYEHRMASEFAAFVDIIDHRDVAEANKLYDHSMAVMDVLAQAKASVKN; translated from the coding sequence ATGAAACTTGGGATTATCGGCAGTGGCAATATTGTTCATGACTTTTTAACGACAGCGGATAAGATTGAGAACCTAGAATTAGCAGCAATTTCAACTACTAAACGAAGTCAGGCAATCGCACGCGATCTAGCTAAACAATACGGCATCAAGGAAGTTTTTGCGGATAATAATCTTTTATTCCGCGACCCCAACGTCGATACCGTGTATGTAGCTGTGCCTAACTCGCTTCACTACGAAGTGGTTAAGCAAGCAATTGAGAATGGCAAAAATGTCATTTGTGAGAAGCCTTACGTGTCAACAGTGGCTGAGGCTAAGGAACTCAAAAAGATTGCTGATGAACACAACGTAATCATTGTCGAGGCAATCACCAATATTCATTTAGGCAACTTCCAGGCGATCAAAAAGGCACTTAAAAAAATTGCCCCAATTCATATTATTGCGTTAAATTATACCCAATATTCCAGCCGCTATGATGACTTCTTAAAAGGCAAAATCGCTCCTGTCTTTGATCCTGCTAAGGATGGCGGGACGTTAATGGATCTGAATATCTACAACATTCATTTAGCCGTTGGCCTTTTTGGCAAACCCCAAGCGGTTCAATATTACCCGGTAATGCAAAAAGGGATTGATACATCCGGTATTCTCGTGATGACGTACAGCGACAAGCAGGCTACCCTAATTGCCTCTAAGGATTGCTACACTAACCCGCGGTCTTTTATTGAAGGTGAAAACGGAACGATCTATTTTGATGGTTCAACTGGTGTACTCGCTAACTTCACCGTTGACAATCGGGGTGGCGATACCGATAAGTTTAACTTTAATCAATACGAGCACCGGATGGCCAGCGAATTTGCGGCTTTCGTAGATATTATTGACCATCGTGATGTGGCAGAAGCTAATAAGCTGTATGACCACAGCATGGCAGTAATGGATGTTTTAGCCCAAGCTAAAGCATCAGTTAAAAACTAA